Below is a window of Xylanivirga thermophila DNA.
AGCTGCAAATATTGCTTTTTTACGTAGCTGCGGCATTGAAAAAGGAGTCTTTATATCGTCGAATGTCAGATTTGGATACTCGTAGAATACCCACATTGCCTTAGCTGCGTCAATAGGTGATCCACCACCAATAGCAACTATTAAATCCGGTTCAAATTCCTGCATGGCCTTTGCACCTGCCATAACGGTTTCAACTGAAGGATCAGGCTCTACACCTTCAAATTTTTTAACCTCCATGCCAGTTTCTTTTAATATATTTTCTAATTTATCCAAAAATCCAAATTTCTGCATGGAAGATCCGCCTGTTACTATTATAGCCTTTTTGTGACCTTTAAGGTTCTTTAATTCCTCCATTGCATTATCGCCAAAGTATATATCCCTAGGTAGAGTAAAACGTGCCATTAAAATACACCCTTTCATATATTATTTATTATAAACTAGTATTTGTCCATGTCATCATTACAATACAATTATATCATCGTTAATTAAATAACAATGATATTTGGGGCAACTTGCACCTATGGGGACTCAAAATGCCTAAAAAGGGTGTTGTTATGCAAATAAAGTATACTAAAAAGCACTACCTTAAAATTTAGGGCAGTGCTTTTTAAAACATTACTGATTATTCAGCATTATATGGCAATAGAGCCATATTTCTAGCTCTTTTGATGGCTATTGTCAATTGACGTTGATGTTTTGCACAGTTACCAGAAATTCTTCTAGGAACTATCTTGCCACGCTCAGTAACATATTTTCTAAGTTTTGGTATGTCTTTGTAGTCTATAGTTTGTGCCTTATCTGCACAAAATACACATACTTTACGTCTGCTTCTGCGTTGTCTAGGTCTTCTGTTAGCTTCAGCCATTTATATTACCCTCCTTTTAATTAAAATGGAAGCTCGTCATCCTCTCCAGGTAGAGGCTGGAATCCAGGAGTAGTATCCTCTGACGGGAATGCCTGGTTATCCATATTGTTGGCCCCGGGGAAAGACGATGGCGAACTATTACCGCGATCTAAAAATTGTACCTCATCCGCTACTATCTCTGTTATATAACGTCTTTGACCTTCTGGAGTGTCATAAGTGCGTGTTTGTATTCTGCCTGCAACTGCTACTAATCTGCCTTTACCTAAATATTTGCTGCAATTTTCGGCCAGTCCTCGCCATGTAACTATGGGAATAAAATCGGCTTCCCTTTCTCCCTGTTGATTGGTGTAGTTTCTGTTCACTGCAAGCATAAAAGTGGTTACAGCTACACCGCTTGGCAAGTATTTAATTTCCGGATCCTTGGTCAGGCGTCCTATTAACACTACTTTGTTTAACATTTTATAACACACTCCTTTTAATCATCGTCACGGATTATGGTATATCTTAGTATACTATCGGTAATCTTGTATACACGCTCGAGTTCACCTGGTAGGGTGGCGGGAGCAGAGAAGTTCATGAGGACATAATATCCCTCTTTAAGATCATCTATAGGGTATGCCAGACGGCGTCTGCCCCATTCGTCTATCTTTTCTACTTGTCCACCTTCCTGTGCGATAAGGTCGGAAAACCTTTCCACTACACCTTTTACGGCTTCCTCATCGAGTGTAGGACGGATAATATACATGGTTTCGTATTTGCGCATTTCCATGTCGTTTCACCTCCTTTTGGACTTTGGCCCTGCAAAGAGCAGAGCAAGGATTTACAACTAAAAATTATATCATTACTGACTGATAAAATCAATAAAATAGTATGGATTAACTGTAAATTGCAATATGGATTATATTCGTATAAAAATTATGCTATACTCCTATGTGTTTTTCAGTTTTATATCATCTATATCGAATTAGTCATTTTAAAATTATTAATAGGACTTTAGGACTATTTTAACAAAAATATGAAACTTTTTTGGTAGTTAGGGTCTCTATATTATATAAGCAGTTCTTTTTTTTACTTAGGAACTTCATACAAAATGGGGGGTCTAAAATGTCTAAGTCATTAAAGATGAGATATATAGGCATTGCTCTAGTTATAGCTGCTTTTTTTATTATATTTATAAATAGAGATGTTATTCAAAAAACTTCTGGCAATACTATAGAGATAACACAGGATGATGTATATACAAAAATTAAGGCATTGGAAAAGGGGCAGATAGGCTCTGCCGGATGGAGCATTGATTTTGCAAATGATGAAGTCATTATACTACGAGATGATGCATATTTTTTAACCCTTATGAAAGAAAAGGATGAATTATCACTTAATACTATTATTTCTATAGATGGTCTTGGCATCAAAGATAGGGAACATATTATTGTTTCATACAGTCCTAATGGCAGATATGCACTTATAGGCAGCAATAAAAAAATATATGTTTGGGACATATCAGGTAAAAAAATTAGGGATATCGGCCATATTGGAATAAATCCTTCAGTCTGTGCCTGGGCAGGTACTTCTGAGTATTTAGCATTGACATCAGCTAACAAGGGAGAAGCTGTTGTTTATAATGTATTTAGTGGTGAGATAAGTTCTAGATCATTTGATAGTATTCCTGTTATCAATATGATAGTATCTGATGAGGGAGATATCGCATTGGAGGGGGATGGCGGGAGATGTATATATGTAGATATGGCTGGTGCCCATGATATTATAGATCAAGGCGGTAGGCTCATAGCTTTTGATGAAAATAGTATATTTTATGCCATTGAAAACAATGTAATGAGATTTTTAGCAGATGAACACCAATTAGTAAGGCAGATGGAAAATGGTTGTAGATATTTGGATGCTGATTTCAATAGGGTATTATTTGGAAATGA
It encodes the following:
- a CDS encoding single-stranded DNA-binding protein, giving the protein MLNKVVLIGRLTKDPEIKYLPSGVAVTTFMLAVNRNYTNQQGEREADFIPIVTWRGLAENCSKYLGKGRLVAVAGRIQTRTYDTPEGQRRYITEIVADEVQFLDRGNSSPSSFPGANNMDNQAFPSEDTTPGFQPLPGEDDELPF
- the rpsR gene encoding 30S ribosomal protein S18 is translated as MAEANRRPRQRRSRRKVCVFCADKAQTIDYKDIPKLRKYVTERGKIVPRRISGNCAKHQRQLTIAIKRARNMALLPYNAE
- the rpsF gene encoding 30S ribosomal protein S6 — its product is MRKYETMYIIRPTLDEEAVKGVVERFSDLIAQEGGQVEKIDEWGRRRLAYPIDDLKEGYYVLMNFSAPATLPGELERVYKITDSILRYTIIRDDD